The following proteins are co-located in the Doryrhamphus excisus isolate RoL2022-K1 chromosome 3, RoL_Dexc_1.0, whole genome shotgun sequence genome:
- the LOC131125488 gene encoding midnolin-like, with the protein MRLLITSTSIGCPVEILVPKAETLEGLKTRLSRQLQVQADRIVLLHKDKQLTAGKLLEQGIADGSSLTLQLPAVAEAALFCSGTRAERVVEALESLTECQISDFLSGLVPLTLKLAMGSHMMDVQLQLSSQDVAKLQLNNALEASNRPSTSTTYPATYSMQFDPHVDTAMSAVTYHQRPKSHHSHSILSTPSACSAPASTPVYLTTDSSAAPQSPLAASTFTETAHSSTVEPIKQAGAVIESFFTHAQGVFSGTFSGTLALCNRSGLNHPRRGIAIILQILDDFLRAASRYQVAQVNPSNRKEMDEPLCETPDEEAHRFLTVLEENQTMHRKVKRLQFLMDRRHHKRTLRSSQLSHPYQHHHPP; encoded by the exons ATGCGTCTGTTGATCACCTCCACCTCCATCGGCTGCCCTGTGGAGATCCTTGTTCCCAAAGCAGAGACCCTTGAGGGCCTGAAAACGCGTCTCTCCCGTCAACTTCAAGTGCAAGCTGACAGAATCGTCCTCCTGCATAAAGACAA GCAGCTGACTGCAGGGAAACTATTGGAGCAAGGTATAGCAGATGGTAGTAGCCTCACCCTACAGCTCCCAGCAGTAGCAGAGGCTGCCTTATTT TGTTCAGGTACCAGAGCTGAAAGGGTGGTGGAGGCTTTGGAGAGTTTAACAGAATGCCAG ATCAGTGACTTCTTGTCCGGCCTTGTACCTCTGACCCTTAAACTGGCAATGGGTTCCCACATGATGGATGTGCAGCTCCAGCTGTCCTCTCAGGATGTAGCCAAACTGCAGCTAAACAATGCCTTAGAAGCTTCAAACAGACCTTCAACAAGTACCACTTATCCAGCTACATATTCCATGCAATTTGACCCCCATGTGGACACTGCTATGTCTGCTGTGACCTACCATCAGCGGCCAAAGTCtcatcattcacactcaattttaTCAACGCCTTCTGCATGTTCAGCACCAGCGAGCACACCAGTTTATTTAACCACGGACTCCAGTGCTGCACCACAGAGTCCTTTAGCAGCCTCCACTTTCACAGAG acaGCTCACTCCTCCACTGTTGAGCCCATCAAGCAAGCAGGCGCAGTAATAGAAAGTTTTTTTACTCATGCTCAAGGAGTTTTCTCTGGAACTTTCTCCG GCACGCTGGCGCTGTGCAATCGGAGCGGCTTGAACCATCCTCGACGAGGCATTGCCATTATCCTGCAAATTCTTGATGACTTCCTCAGAGCTGCTTCACGCTACCAAGTGGCCCAGGTGAATCCCTCTAACCGCAAAGAGATGGACGAGCCCCTCTGTGAAACTCCTG ATGAGGAGGCTCACAGGTTCCTAACCGTTTTGGAAGAGAACCAGACAATGCACCGGAAAGTGAAGCGCTTGCAGTTTTTAATGGACCGGCGACATCACAAACGAACTCTGAGGAGCTCACAGTTGTCACATCCCTATCAGCATCACCATCCTCCTTAA
- the cirbpa gene encoding cold inducible RNA binding protein a isoform X2, whose amino-acid sequence MSDEGKLFVGGLNFTTTEDSLAGAFGKYGTIEKVDVIRDKETGRSRGFGFVKYENVEDAKDALEAMNGKTLDGRSIRVDEAGKGSRSRGAFNSGGQRGSGGGRFGSSRGRGGGGYNGDRGYGDRSYNDRSFGGGDRSFGSGGGGGGYRSGYSNNYRDNRGQGGYDRPGSSYRDSYDSYTENE is encoded by the exons ATGTCGGACGAGGGAAAATTGTTCGTTGGAGGTCTTAACTTCACCACGACCGAGGATTCATTGGCGGGGGCCTTTGGCAAATACGGAACCATTGAGAAAG TGGATGTGAtcagagacaaagagactggacGGTCTCGTGGTTTTGGGTTTGTGAAATACGAAAATGTTGAGGACGCAAAGGATGCATTGGAAGCCATGAACGGCAAG ACTCTGGATGGCCGATCTATTCGTGTGGATGAAGCAGGAAAGGGCAGCCGCTCAAGGGGAGCTTTCAACTCTGGAGGCCAACGCGGAAGTGGAGGAGGAAGATTCGGAAGTTCCCGGGGGAGAG GTGGCGGCGGCTACAACGGAGACAGGGGATATGGTGACAGAAGCTACAACGATCGAAGCTTCGGTGGTGGAGACAGGAGCTTTGGTAGTGGGGGCGGTGGCGGTGGATACAGAAGCGGCTACTCCAACAACTACAGAGATAACAG GGGTCAAGGTGGCTATGATCGCCCTGGATCATCCTACCGGGATTCGTACGACAGCTATA CTGAAAACGAGTAA
- the cirbpa gene encoding cold inducible RNA binding protein a isoform X1 — protein MSDEGKLFVGGLNFTTTEDSLAGAFGKYGTIEKVDVIRDKETGRSRGFGFVKYENVEDAKDALEAMNGKTLDGRSIRVDEAGKGSRSRGAFNSGGQRGSGGGRFGSSRGRGGRGYSRGGGGYNGDRGYGDRSYNDRSFGGGDRSFGSGGGGGGYRSGYSNNYRDNRGQGGYDRPGSSYRDSYDSYTENE, from the exons ATGTCGGACGAGGGAAAATTGTTCGTTGGAGGTCTTAACTTCACCACGACCGAGGATTCATTGGCGGGGGCCTTTGGCAAATACGGAACCATTGAGAAAG TGGATGTGAtcagagacaaagagactggacGGTCTCGTGGTTTTGGGTTTGTGAAATACGAAAATGTTGAGGACGCAAAGGATGCATTGGAAGCCATGAACGGCAAG ACTCTGGATGGCCGATCTATTCGTGTGGATGAAGCAGGAAAGGGCAGCCGCTCAAGGGGAGCTTTCAACTCTGGAGGCCAACGCGGAAGTGGAGGAGGAAGATTCGGAAGTTCCCGGGGGAGAGGTGGGAGAGGTTACTCCAGAG GTGGCGGCGGCTACAACGGAGACAGGGGATATGGTGACAGAAGCTACAACGATCGAAGCTTCGGTGGTGGAGACAGGAGCTTTGGTAGTGGGGGCGGTGGCGGTGGATACAGAAGCGGCTACTCCAACAACTACAGAGATAACAG GGGTCAAGGTGGCTATGATCGCCCTGGATCATCCTACCGGGATTCGTACGACAGCTATA CTGAAAACGAGTAA